The following are from one region of the Oceanispirochaeta sp. genome:
- the rpmI gene encoding 50S ribosomal protein L35 — MPKMKTRRSAAKRFKMTGTGKAKYKKQATRHILTKKSAKRKRKLRHPDVISKTEIPRLKILLPYG, encoded by the coding sequence GCCTAAGATGAAGACACGTAGAAGTGCTGCGAAACGGTTTAAGATGACCGGCACTGGGAAAGCCAAGTACAAGAAACAGGCTACCCGCCATATTCTGACCAAGAAGTCAGCCAAGAGAAAACGGAAACTCAGACATCCTGATGTAATCAGTAAGACTGAGATTCCAAGACTGAAAATTTTATTGCCTTACGGTTAA